A stretch of Episyrphus balteatus chromosome 2, idEpiBalt1.1, whole genome shotgun sequence DNA encodes these proteins:
- the LOC129910019 gene encoding lipid storage droplets surface-binding protein 2 isoform X3 — MASSSNNLNNSVVSSNDNAQEKDTQSLLPHLESLERMMNLPVVGAAWQQSQDVYGKVKGNNRLFNWALSTAEDCVTRAVTITSPIVSKFDRPIQYVDQTLVKGIDKLEVKAPIIKDTPTEIYNQAKTKVIDAVHPHIEKVVKLKSAGQQKASSLKDLAWQKANEVLATQYGSLAVNGVDSTTALAERLLEYYFPNKGNDVEEENVPISANEDPVLHTVQTVGRLSNKISRRVYSTVSTQIKHLKKENVNDYLASLIAALRLTQYINFINSSMANHIESSPQSAAPVAVEN; from the exons atggctTCAAGTTCAAATAATCTAAATAATTCAGTGGTATCGTCGAACGATAATGCCCAGGAGAAGGATACACAAAGTCTCCTGCCGCATTTGGAATCACTTGAACGTATGATGAACTTGCCCGTGGTTGGTGCTGCATGGCAACAAAGTCAAGACGTTTATGGAAAAGTTAAAG GAAACAATCGTCTCTTTAACTGGGCTTTAAGCACTGCCGAAGATTGTGTTACACGTGCCGTTACCATTACTTCACCAATTGTCTCGAAATTCGATCGTCCAATTCAATATGTTGACCAAACTTTGGTCAAAGGTATTGATAAATTGGAAGTTAAAGCACCAATTATCAAAGATACACCAACAGAGATTTACAATCAAGCTAAAACTAAAGTAATTGATGCCGTACATCCACATATTGAAAAGGTGGTTAAATTGAAGTCAGCTGGTCAACAAAAGGCATCATCATTGAAGGACTTGGCATGGCAAAAAGCTAATGAAGTTTTGGCAACACAATATGGATCATTGGCTGTGAATGGTGTTGATAGTACAACAGCTTTAGCTGAAAGATTGTTGGAATATTATTTCCCAAACAAAGGCAATGATGTTGAAGAAGAAAATG TGCCAATATCCGCCAATGAGGACCCGGTATTACACACAGTCCAGACAGTCGGCCGCCTATCCAACAAGATTTCCCGCCGCGTCTATAGCACAGTCTCCACGCAAATCAAGCATTTGAAAAAAGAGAACGTCAATGACTACCTTGCGTCCTTGATTGCTGCCTTGAGATTAACTCAATatattaatttcataaattcctCAATGGCCAACCATATTGAAAGTAGTCCGCAATCGGCGGCGCCCGTTGCAGTGGAAAACTaa
- the LOC129910019 gene encoding lipid storage droplets surface-binding protein 2 isoform X2, translated as MASSSNNLNNSVVSSNDNAQEKDTQSLLPHLESLERMMNLPVVGAAWQQSQDVYGKVKGNNRLFNWALSTAEDCVTRAVTITSPIVSKFDRPIQYVDQTLVKGIDKLEVKAPIIKDTPTEIYNQAKTKVIDAVHPHIEKVVKLKSAGQQKASSLKDLAWQKANEVLATQYGSLAVNGVDSTTALAERLLEYYFPNKGNDVEEENDKKQVAIMNARNLKANDMQLLLGASALFISLSVRIINELVEFVAQNPRIMHEIEREIENMCQYPPMRTRYYTQSRQSAAYPTRFPAASIAQSPRKSSI; from the exons atggctTCAAGTTCAAATAATCTAAATAATTCAGTGGTATCGTCGAACGATAATGCCCAGGAGAAGGATACACAAAGTCTCCTGCCGCATTTGGAATCACTTGAACGTATGATGAACTTGCCCGTGGTTGGTGCTGCATGGCAACAAAGTCAAGACGTTTATGGAAAAGTTAAAG GAAACAATCGTCTCTTTAACTGGGCTTTAAGCACTGCCGAAGATTGTGTTACACGTGCCGTTACCATTACTTCACCAATTGTCTCGAAATTCGATCGTCCAATTCAATATGTTGACCAAACTTTGGTCAAAGGTATTGATAAATTGGAAGTTAAAGCACCAATTATCAAAGATACACCAACAGAGATTTACAATCAAGCTAAAACTAAAGTAATTGATGCCGTACATCCACATATTGAAAAGGTGGTTAAATTGAAGTCAGCTGGTCAACAAAAGGCATCATCATTGAAGGACTTGGCATGGCAAAAAGCTAATGAAGTTTTGGCAACACAATATGGATCATTGGCTGTGAATGGTGTTGATAGTACAACAGCTTTAGCTGAAAGATTGTTGGAATATTATTTCCCAAACAAAGGCAATGATGTTGAAGAAGAAAATG atAAGAAACAAGTTGCAATTATGAATGCTCGCAATCTTAAAGCCAATGATA tgCAACTTCTTCTCGGAGCTTCAGCACTCTTCATTTCACTTTCTGTCCGAATTATAAATGAGTTAGTCGAATTTGTTGCCCAAAATCCACGAATTATGCATGAAATTGAGAGGGAAATTGAAAATATG TGCCAATATCCGCCAATGAGGACCCGGTATTACACACAGTCCAGACAGTCGGCCGCCTATCCAACAAGATTTCCCGCCGCGTCTATAGCACAGTCTCCACGCAAATCAAGCATTTGA
- the LOC129910019 gene encoding lipid storage droplets surface-binding protein 2 isoform X1 translates to MASSSNNLNNSVVSSNDNAQEKDTQSLLPHLESLERMMNLPVVGAAWQQSQDVYGKVKGNNRLFNWALSTAEDCVTRAVTITSPIVSKFDRPIQYVDQTLVKGIDKLEVKAPIIKDTPTEIYNQAKTKVIDAVHPHIEKVVKLKSAGQQKASSLKDLAWQKANEVLATQYGSLAVNGVDSTTALAERLLEYYFPNKGNDVEEENDKKQVAIMNARNLKANDMPISANEDPVLHTVQTVGRLSNKISRRVYSTVSTQIKHLKKENVNDYLASLIAALRLTQYINFINSSMANHIESSPQSAAPVAVEN, encoded by the exons atggctTCAAGTTCAAATAATCTAAATAATTCAGTGGTATCGTCGAACGATAATGCCCAGGAGAAGGATACACAAAGTCTCCTGCCGCATTTGGAATCACTTGAACGTATGATGAACTTGCCCGTGGTTGGTGCTGCATGGCAACAAAGTCAAGACGTTTATGGAAAAGTTAAAG GAAACAATCGTCTCTTTAACTGGGCTTTAAGCACTGCCGAAGATTGTGTTACACGTGCCGTTACCATTACTTCACCAATTGTCTCGAAATTCGATCGTCCAATTCAATATGTTGACCAAACTTTGGTCAAAGGTATTGATAAATTGGAAGTTAAAGCACCAATTATCAAAGATACACCAACAGAGATTTACAATCAAGCTAAAACTAAAGTAATTGATGCCGTACATCCACATATTGAAAAGGTGGTTAAATTGAAGTCAGCTGGTCAACAAAAGGCATCATCATTGAAGGACTTGGCATGGCAAAAAGCTAATGAAGTTTTGGCAACACAATATGGATCATTGGCTGTGAATGGTGTTGATAGTACAACAGCTTTAGCTGAAAGATTGTTGGAATATTATTTCCCAAACAAAGGCAATGATGTTGAAGAAGAAAATG atAAGAAACAAGTTGCAATTATGAATGCTCGCAATCTTAAAGCCAATGATA TGCCAATATCCGCCAATGAGGACCCGGTATTACACACAGTCCAGACAGTCGGCCGCCTATCCAACAAGATTTCCCGCCGCGTCTATAGCACAGTCTCCACGCAAATCAAGCATTTGAAAAAAGAGAACGTCAATGACTACCTTGCGTCCTTGATTGCTGCCTTGAGATTAACTCAATatattaatttcataaattcctCAATGGCCAACCATATTGAAAGTAGTCCGCAATCGGCGGCGCCCGTTGCAGTGGAAAACTaa
- the LOC129910019 gene encoding lipid storage droplets surface-binding protein 2 isoform X4, whose product MASSSNNLNNSVVSSNDNAQEKDTQSLLPHLESLERMMNLPVVGAAWQQSQDVYGKVKGNNRLFNWALSTAEDCVTRAVTITSPIVSKFDRPIQYVDQTLVKGIDKLEVKAPIIKDTPTEIYNQAKTKVIDAVHPHIEKVVKLKSAGQQKASSLKDLAWQKANEVLATQYGSLAVNGVDSTTALAERLLEYYFPNKGNDVEEENVFGRLRKIKNSLVERFTNIFLPTKQKQSVIQESMTKWNSWIETNISIPYFAWKAKIV is encoded by the exons atggctTCAAGTTCAAATAATCTAAATAATTCAGTGGTATCGTCGAACGATAATGCCCAGGAGAAGGATACACAAAGTCTCCTGCCGCATTTGGAATCACTTGAACGTATGATGAACTTGCCCGTGGTTGGTGCTGCATGGCAACAAAGTCAAGACGTTTATGGAAAAGTTAAAG GAAACAATCGTCTCTTTAACTGGGCTTTAAGCACTGCCGAAGATTGTGTTACACGTGCCGTTACCATTACTTCACCAATTGTCTCGAAATTCGATCGTCCAATTCAATATGTTGACCAAACTTTGGTCAAAGGTATTGATAAATTGGAAGTTAAAGCACCAATTATCAAAGATACACCAACAGAGATTTACAATCAAGCTAAAACTAAAGTAATTGATGCCGTACATCCACATATTGAAAAGGTGGTTAAATTGAAGTCAGCTGGTCAACAAAAGGCATCATCATTGAAGGACTTGGCATGGCAAAAAGCTAATGAAGTTTTGGCAACACAATATGGATCATTGGCTGTGAATGGTGTTGATAGTACAACAGCTTTAGCTGAAAGATTGTTGGAATATTATTTCCCAAACAAAGGCAATGATGTTGAAGAAGAAAATG TTTTTGGCCgccttcgaaaaattaaaaattctttagtTGAAAGATTTACAAACATTTTCCTGccaacaaaacaaaagcaaTCAGTCATACAGGAGAGTATGACAAAATGGAATTCATGGATCGAAACAAATATTTCAATACCTTACTTTGCTTGGAAAGCCaagattgtttaa